The genomic stretch ATTTCGGCTGTAATTTTTACTGCTTCATTTAAATTATATTTTCTATAATCCATAGCTCTTAATATTGCTCTTGAAAATCTTTCAACTGCATACGAATTATTCTTTATATATTTGGAAGTTGATATAAAACTGCTTATGAATACTGCTTCATTTGAATAATTTGTTATACTTGATATTACAGTGTATTGATCTGGTATAGAGTCAGTGATTTCTTTTGTATATGGAGACCAAGTAGATACAGCATCTGCTTTTTTATTTATTATCATATTGGCTAAGTTTGTAACGTTTACATTTAATAAATTTATATCTTCTTTTGTAAGTCCTGCAGATTTTAAAGCTATATTAAGCATTGTTTCTCCTGAGGTACCAAGATGTGTAGCTACAGTTTTTCCTTTTAAGTCTGATATAGTTCTTATATTAGTCCACTTACCGGATATTATTTGTTCAGCTTTACTTATTCCATTTGGAAACAATACTTGAACATATCCGTTTATAGCATGAGAATGAGCTCCGTTTCCTATATACGCAAATTCTATTTCATTTCCTATCATTGACAGTATTTCAGAGGGTCCGCTATAAAATTTTATTAATTGAGCATCTAAATTTTCATCTTCAAAGAATCCTTTTTCCTTGGCTATTGCAATCGCAGAAGCTCCTGCAAAATCTGCTAAATACCCCACATTTATTTTTATAATATTATCTTCATTATCATTTTTTGTATTATTACTGCAGGATAATATTGCAATAGTTATTAATATGTATATTATTTTTTTCATTATTAATTATCCATTGAAATATTTCTTTTTATTTCTAAATCTTAAACGAACAACCCTAAATAATGCTTCAGCTATAATATTTTTAGACATTTTAGATTGTCCGCTTCTTCTTTCATAAAATATAATAGGCTCTTCTTTTATTTTGTATCCATTGCTTTCAAAAGAGTAATTCATTTCTATTTGAAAAGAATAACCAGCTGAAATAATATTATCAAAATTCATTTTTTTTAATACTGAAGCCCTAAAACATTTAAATCCGCCTGTTATATCCATAATCTTTGAACCTAGTATAAATGCTGCGTATCTGTTTCCATAATACGATAAAAAAAGTCTTCTTAAAGGCCAATTTACAACACTTATTCCATTACAATATCTTGAACCTATAACTAAATCAAGTTTTTCTTTTTCTATCCTTTCTATAAACTTAACTACAAAATTAGGATCATGAGAAAAGTCAGCATCCATTTCTATTATATAGTCCGGATTATATTGAAATGAATGTTTGAACCCAGCGATATAGGCAGGTCCAAGTCCTTCTTTTTTATCTCTTTTTAATAGATGAACCCTCTCATTATTCAAATATTTTTCTACGATAGTAGCAGTTCCGTCAGGACTATTGTCATCTACAACTAAAATCTCTATATATTCAGGAAGATTTAATACGGTATTTATCATATTTTCTATATTGTCTTTTTCATTGTATGTTGGAAGTACTATAATCGCTTTCATTTATTATCTGTTATCCTTCTATTTCTATTTTGTATAGTTTCTATTTTTTTTATTTTGTTTGCGTTTCTTTTTATGTGATTATCTATATTAAACATTATGTAGTTTACATATCTTAAATTTGATGCTGCGGGGTCTATAATATTTTTATATGAAAATACTTCATTAGAATCTACTTTATAAAATACTATATCTCCAAATAATATTATATCATTATCTTCTATGGCATTATCCATTCCTATTAAATTTATTTTTACTCCTATGGATATAGAAGAATCTATAATTTTGTATCCTACTATATAAGAGTTTTCATAATCCAATTCCATATCTAATGTGTCTATTAAACTTTTAAAAGTTTTTATTTTCACTTCTTTATTTCTATATTTTACTATTATATTTTCTTTTATATCGCCTTCTTCAAAATGAAATGTAATCTCCTGCATTTGATTAAAAGGCTGCTTAATTTTAAATTTTGAAATAAGTGTTTTTGATTTTTCTATATCATCTTTTGACATTTCTATTGGGCTTGCTAAGGATAATTGATACTGCTTATTTATTTTATATATTTCATAATCTAATGTATAGAATGCATTCTCTTTTCTGCTGTATTTTACATGTTTTAGTATTTTACCATTTTTATTGTAGATAGTCCATATAAACATATCAGCTAGTACATTCATAATATAATTGTTAGCAAATATTTCTTTCCAGTCTTCAACGCTCCATTTTTTTCCGGTCATTAATGCTTTGTATAATCTGTTTAATTGGAATTTATAG from Brachyspira murdochii DSM 12563 encodes the following:
- a CDS encoding ABC transporter substrate-binding protein, with product MKKIIYILITIAILSCSNNTKNDNEDNIIKINVGYLADFAGASAIAIAKEKGFFEDENLDAQLIKFYSGPSEILSMIGNEIEFAYIGNGAHSHAINGYVQVLFPNGISKAEQIISGKWTNIRTISDLKGKTVATHLGTSGETMLNIALKSAGLTKEDINLLNVNVTNLANMIINKKADAVSTWSPYTKEITDSIPDQYTVISSITNYSNEAVFISSFISTSKYIKNNSYAVERFSRAILRAMDYRKYNLNEAVKITAEITEQDENMMKREIDTAVWFSSADLKNSCKYKNIEKWYNTQQKTFLDSGIIKENVPITNYVELDRLKNILSTL
- a CDS encoding polyprenol monophosphomannose synthase yields the protein MKAIIVLPTYNEKDNIENMINTVLNLPEYIEILVVDDNSPDGTATIVEKYLNNERVHLLKRDKKEGLGPAYIAGFKHSFQYNPDYIIEMDADFSHDPNFVVKFIERIEKEKLDLVIGSRYCNGISVVNWPLRRLFLSYYGNRYAAFILGSKIMDITGGFKCFRASVLKKMNFDNIISAGYSFQIEMNYSFESNGYKIKEEPIIFYERRSGQSKMSKNIIAEALFRVVRLRFRNKKKYFNG